The DNA sequence TCATCTCCCAAGAGGGGCATATTCATTGTCATTTGTTCCATAATTTTCTCCTTAAAAAATTATTTTAAAGCGAACTTTTTTAAATAAACTTTTAGTGCTTTTTTAAGATTTTTTAGTATCTTTCAGTTATATACAAGCAAATTTTATGCTAAATATAAGAAAATCAAAATAAGACGTATTTTTATTAAAAATACGGGAATTTGTATTAAAATATTTAGAATTTCGATAAAAATAAGGTAGTCTATGTAAAATTTGCACCGTTATATCGGTGTTTATCACTGATATAACGGTGCACCGACATATCAGTGAAATTTTCTTTCTTTTAGGTATAGGAAAAGGGCTGCATTCATAATAGCATGAGTGTAGGGCGGATTACCCATGTTTTGAATAACTTTTTTAACGGGGATTTCAAGAATATTTAAAAATTCATCTTCATCAAGATTTTGTTTAACTTCTCCCTTGTCCAGCTCTGCCAAAAAGACTGTACAAGAGTTTTCCATTATTGCAGGATTAGGGGACAGTGTCGACAAGCATTTTATATTTTTAGGTGTGCGGCCGGTTTCTTCCAAAAGCTCCCTTAAAGCTGCCTCTTCCGGTTTTTCTCCTTTATCGACAACACCTCCGGGAAATTCTATGCAGACGCTTTCCGAACCGTGCCTCCACTGCTGTACCATAACAAAGATATCTTCTCCGGATGAGTTTCGGTATACGGGAATAACAATAACCCAACTAGGCGCTTTTAGAGAAATAAAGGTCTTTTTTTCTCCTTCAGGAGAAATACTGTCTTTTTCATATACGGTAATGACCCTTGTTTTTAAGATTTCTCTGGAAGAATCAGGCTTCCATTCAATCTTATTATTCTTTTCCATAAAAATCTCAATTCTCCATTTGACATATCAAGGATTTCGGGTTATTCTATTATAAAGCGAATTTAATTGCAATAGGAGGTTTTTATGGCAATTATAACTATTTCACGCAAAATCGCTTCCTTTGGTGACGAAACAGCGATTGAGCTGGCCAAGCTTTTAAATTACAACTTTGTTGACCGTAAGTCATTGGAAAAAGATTTGCTTGCAAGAGGCATTTCGGAAGTACAGCTAAAAAAATATGATGAGCGCAAACCCGGCTTTTGGGCATCCCTTTCAAGGGAAAGAGATTCCTATTTTGATTATCTGCGTGAAGCGGTGTATGAGCACGCTTCTTCAGGCAACAGTATTTTTATAGGCAGGGGAGGCTTCGCAATCTTAAGAAATGTGCCGGGCCTTTATTCGGTACGCTTGGTTGCTGCCGACGATATAAGAATTTCAAGATTGATGAAGGAGTTCAATTATTCCGAAAAAGAAGCGCGAGCACTGATGGAAGAAAGCGATAATAATAGAGACGGATTCCATAAGAATTTTTTTAACACGGCTAATGAGGACTCTTCCGAATATAATTTGGTTATAAATACGGGGCATATCAGCCCTCTTCAAGCCGCCGAGATAATCAAATACGGGCTTGAAAAAACTATAAGCAAAGAAGAGGCTGCCTCAGGCGATAAAAGATTAAAAGAGCTTTTATTAGCTCAAAGAATCGTAAACCACATTTCTTTCGATTTGAAACTTCAAATATATTTTCTTGAAGCCGATATTTCGAAAGATGAAATTATTTTACACGGTGTCGCCGATAACGCAGGTCTTATTCAAAAAGCCATAGATGTTGCTCAAGAAATGGCGGAAGGCCGCAAGGTTTCGTCTGCGATAAGTATGGTAAACGAGTATAAGCCTTTTCCGTAGGAGCTAAAAAGCATTTTACGTGAGCTTATAAAGAAATCGGCCGAATCT is a window from the Treponema denticola genome containing:
- a CDS encoding NUDIX hydrolase — translated: MEKNNKIEWKPDSSREILKTRVITVYEKDSISPEGEKKTFISLKAPSWVIVIPVYRNSSGEDIFVMVQQWRHGSESVCIEFPGGVVDKGEKPEEAALRELLEETGRTPKNIKCLSTLSPNPAIMENSCTVFLAELDKGEVKQNLDEDEFLNILEIPVKKVIQNMGNPPYTHAIMNAALFLYLKERKFH
- a CDS encoding cytidylate kinase family protein; this encodes MAIITISRKIASFGDETAIELAKLLNYNFVDRKSLEKDLLARGISEVQLKKYDERKPGFWASLSRERDSYFDYLREAVYEHASSGNSIFIGRGGFAILRNVPGLYSVRLVAADDIRISRLMKEFNYSEKEARALMEESDNNRDGFHKNFFNTANEDSSEYNLVINTGHISPLQAAEIIKYGLEKTISKEEAASGDKRLKELLLAQRIVNHISFDLKLQIYFLEADISKDEIILHGVADNAGLIQKAIDVAQEMAEGRKVSSAISMVNEYKPFP